One Leifsonia shinshuensis DNA window includes the following coding sequences:
- a CDS encoding aldo/keto reductase, whose protein sequence is MPVLTDTFALSNGVEIPKVGFGTWQIPDGPLTYDSVRTALDTGYRHIDTARAYGNEASVGRAVRDSGLPREDVFITTKCPAEVKDAAGARHAFDRSSELLDLGPIDLYLIHAPWPWNHQGSDHRAGNIEVWKVFEELYDAGRTRSIGVSNFVVADLESLIGGTSVVPHVDQIRWFVGHTQPETTAFCQERGILVEGYSPLATGRLIGDEDIALIAEKYGKTGAQVSLRYLLQKDVLPLPKSTTPHRIAENAELDFELSAEDVATLDALTPRAH, encoded by the coding sequence ATGCCCGTCCTCACCGACACGTTCGCCCTGTCCAACGGCGTCGAGATCCCGAAGGTCGGGTTCGGCACCTGGCAGATCCCGGACGGCCCGCTCACCTACGACTCCGTGCGCACGGCGCTCGACACCGGCTACCGGCACATCGACACGGCGCGCGCGTACGGCAACGAGGCGAGCGTGGGACGGGCGGTGCGCGACAGCGGCCTCCCGCGCGAAGACGTCTTCATCACGACCAAGTGCCCCGCCGAGGTGAAGGATGCCGCGGGGGCGCGCCACGCCTTCGACCGGTCGTCCGAGCTCCTGGACCTCGGGCCGATCGACCTCTACCTCATCCACGCGCCGTGGCCGTGGAACCACCAGGGCAGCGATCACCGCGCCGGGAACATCGAGGTGTGGAAGGTGTTCGAGGAACTGTACGACGCCGGCCGGACGCGCTCCATCGGGGTGAGCAACTTCGTCGTGGCCGACCTGGAGTCGCTGATCGGCGGGACGAGCGTGGTGCCGCACGTCGACCAGATCCGCTGGTTCGTCGGGCACACGCAGCCCGAGACGACGGCGTTCTGCCAGGAGCGCGGCATCCTCGTGGAGGGCTACTCGCCGCTCGCGACCGGGCGGCTGATCGGGGACGAGGACATCGCGCTGATCGCGGAGAAGTACGGCAAGACCGGCGCGCAGGTGAGCCTGCGCTACCTGCTGCAGAAGGACGTCCTCCCGCTGCCGAAGTCCACGACGCCGCACCGGATCGCGGAGAACGCCGAGCTGGACTTCGAGCTGAGCGCGGAGGATGTGGCGACGCTGGACGCCCTCACCCCACGCGCCCACTGA
- a CDS encoding NmrA/HSCARG family protein, with protein MSTERTPSADPLFAVVGATGQQGGSVVDALLERGARVRALVRDPDAPAAQRLAERGVELSPGELDDAASLDRFFAGVDGAFAMTTPRGGIEHETASGIAAADAAARAGVPHFVFSSVGGAERHTGIPHFESKRRVEEHLDALGLHRTIIRPVFFMDNLAARSVSVEDGAVVVRMALPPHVPLEMVAVRDIGRVAAAILLGGTSVEGSTLEIAGDRLTGDDIAEAIGLHAGLPARYEALPLEAVASFGDMAQMFRWFAETPAYQADFATTRELDPEVLDLNAWLAQSGWMPGEASSRRRG; from the coding sequence ATGAGCACCGAGCGCACCCCCTCTGCCGACCCCCTCTTCGCGGTGGTGGGAGCGACCGGACAACAGGGCGGCTCCGTGGTCGACGCGCTCCTGGAGCGCGGCGCCCGCGTCCGCGCTCTCGTGCGCGACCCCGACGCCCCGGCCGCTCAGCGCCTCGCTGAACGCGGCGTGGAACTGTCGCCCGGCGAGCTGGACGACGCGGCATCCCTCGACCGGTTCTTCGCCGGGGTGGACGGCGCATTCGCGATGACCACGCCGCGCGGCGGCATCGAGCACGAGACCGCCTCCGGGATCGCAGCCGCGGACGCCGCCGCGCGGGCCGGGGTGCCGCACTTCGTCTTCAGCTCGGTCGGCGGCGCGGAGCGGCACACGGGCATCCCGCACTTCGAGAGCAAGCGCCGCGTCGAGGAGCACCTGGACGCGCTCGGCCTGCACCGCACGATCATCCGGCCGGTGTTCTTCATGGACAACCTGGCCGCCCGGTCGGTCAGCGTCGAGGACGGAGCGGTCGTCGTCCGGATGGCGCTGCCACCGCACGTCCCGCTGGAGATGGTCGCCGTCCGCGACATCGGCCGGGTCGCCGCCGCGATCCTGCTGGGCGGGACCTCCGTGGAGGGATCGACCCTGGAGATCGCGGGCGACCGGCTGACCGGGGACGACATCGCGGAGGCCATCGGACTCCACGCCGGGCTTCCCGCGCGCTACGAGGCGCTGCCGCTGGAGGCGGTCGCGTCGTTCGGCGACATGGCGCAGATGTTCCGGTGGTTCGCGGAGACGCCCGCGTATCAGGCCGACTTCGCGACGACGCGGGAGCTGGACCCGGAGGTGCTGGACCTGAACGCGTGGCTGGCGCAGTCGGGGTGGATGCCGGGGGAGGCGAGCAGCCGGCGCCGCGGCTAG
- a CDS encoding helix-turn-helix transcriptional regulator has translation MSTHATRALALDFSWQLAELNRPEDYLDAAAELLGRLIPSAGVSRGHLDSDAGVYEHRGWPPDAFVIDAMSDRMVASYADHPMIVSYFPAVDRDRGRPRRTSDIVSLSDLRRTAAYAQILRPLGWLNQLTIMTEHSGPTTGTLWVFDRGGAEFTDEEVDIARMLQPVMTMFEAAPAARRLVGAGPVGLTPREAQVLRCVARGLTARATGSYLRITEGTVHKHLENAYRKLGATNRVVAVDSARRAGII, from the coding sequence ATGTCAACGCACGCCACCCGGGCACTCGCCCTCGACTTCTCCTGGCAGCTGGCGGAGCTCAACCGGCCGGAGGACTACCTCGACGCGGCCGCGGAACTGCTCGGCCGGCTGATCCCGTCCGCCGGTGTCAGTCGCGGCCACCTCGACTCGGACGCCGGCGTGTACGAGCACCGCGGGTGGCCGCCCGACGCGTTCGTCATCGACGCGATGTCCGATCGGATGGTCGCCAGCTACGCCGACCATCCGATGATCGTGAGCTACTTCCCGGCCGTGGACCGCGACCGCGGCCGTCCGCGACGGACCTCCGACATCGTCTCCCTCAGCGACCTGCGCCGCACGGCCGCGTACGCGCAGATCCTCCGGCCGCTCGGCTGGCTCAACCAGCTGACGATCATGACCGAGCACAGCGGGCCGACGACGGGCACGCTCTGGGTGTTCGACCGTGGCGGGGCGGAGTTCACCGACGAGGAGGTCGACATCGCCCGGATGCTGCAACCGGTGATGACGATGTTCGAGGCGGCTCCCGCGGCGCGGCGCCTGGTGGGTGCGGGTCCCGTCGGGCTCACCCCGCGGGAGGCGCAGGTGCTGCGGTGCGTCGCCCGGGGCCTGACCGCTCGGGCGACCGGCTCGTATCTGCGGATCACGGAGGGCACCGTGCACAAGCACCTGGAGAACGCCTACCGCAAGCTCGGGGCGACCAATCGCGTCGTCGCGGTCGACAGTGCGCGGCGCGCGGGGATCATCTGA
- a CDS encoding DEAD/DEAH box helicase: protein MSTPENDTAETPDTTAETPETGAENAAADTEASLTFSDLGLDAHVLKAVKDLGYETPSAIQAATIPLLLEGRDVVGLAQTGTGKTAAFALPILSRLDLSQKIPQALVLAPTRELALQVAEAFESYAAHMRGVHLLPVYGGQGYGVQLSALRRGVHIVVGTPGRIMDHLDKGTLDLSELRYLVLDEADEMLKMGFAEDVETILADTPDDKQVALFSATMPAQIRRISKKYLHDPEEVTVKTKTTTSPNITQRYLVVSYPQKVDALTRILEVENFEGMIIFVRTKNETETLAERLRARGYSAAAINGDVAQAQRERTVDQLKSGKLDILVATDVAARGLDVERISHVVNFDIPVDTESYVHRIGRTGRAGRSGAAISFVTPRERRLLTAIEKATRQPLTQMQLPSVDDINVTRLARFDDAISTALAQVERITRFRDIIGHYVEHHDVPEADVAAALAVVAQGDEPLLLDADDALARSVERDGRSGGRDDRAGGRDGRDDRGGRGARRERSDKPMAAYRIEVGKRQKVEPRQIVGALANEGGLSREDFGHIRIMPDFSLVELPADLPAGTLSRLEGTRISGKLIEIRPDRGAGARRERGAWEERRGRDERPRRDDRRGRDDRPSRDDRPARDERPPRKPRHR, encoded by the coding sequence GTGAGCACGCCCGAGAACGACACCGCCGAGACGCCCGACACGACCGCCGAGACGCCCGAGACCGGCGCGGAGAACGCCGCCGCCGACACCGAGGCCTCCCTCACCTTCTCCGACCTGGGCCTCGACGCCCACGTCCTGAAGGCCGTGAAGGACCTCGGCTACGAGACCCCGTCGGCCATCCAGGCGGCGACCATCCCGCTGCTGCTGGAGGGCCGGGACGTCGTCGGGCTCGCCCAGACCGGAACGGGCAAGACGGCGGCGTTCGCGCTGCCGATCCTGTCGCGGCTCGACCTGTCGCAGAAGATCCCGCAGGCGCTCGTCCTCGCGCCCACCCGCGAGCTCGCCCTCCAGGTCGCGGAGGCCTTCGAGAGCTACGCCGCCCACATGCGCGGCGTGCACCTGCTGCCGGTGTATGGCGGGCAGGGCTACGGCGTGCAGCTGTCGGCGCTGCGCCGCGGCGTCCACATCGTCGTCGGCACCCCCGGCCGGATCATGGACCACCTCGACAAGGGCACGCTCGACCTCTCCGAGCTCCGTTACCTCGTGCTCGACGAGGCCGACGAGATGCTGAAGATGGGCTTCGCGGAGGACGTCGAGACCATCCTCGCCGACACCCCGGACGACAAGCAGGTCGCGCTGTTCTCGGCGACGATGCCCGCGCAGATCCGCCGCATCTCGAAGAAGTACCTGCACGACCCGGAAGAGGTCACGGTCAAGACCAAGACCACGACCTCCCCCAACATCACCCAGCGCTACCTGGTCGTCTCGTATCCGCAGAAGGTGGACGCGCTCACCCGCATCCTCGAGGTGGAGAACTTCGAGGGGATGATCATCTTCGTCCGCACCAAGAACGAGACCGAGACACTGGCCGAGCGGCTGCGCGCCCGCGGCTACTCGGCGGCGGCGATCAACGGGGATGTCGCCCAGGCGCAGCGCGAGCGCACGGTCGACCAGCTCAAGTCGGGCAAGCTCGACATCCTGGTCGCCACCGACGTCGCGGCACGCGGCCTCGACGTCGAGCGGATCAGCCATGTGGTCAACTTCGACATCCCGGTCGACACCGAGTCGTACGTGCACCGCATCGGCCGGACCGGCCGCGCCGGACGCAGCGGCGCGGCGATCAGCTTCGTCACCCCGCGCGAGCGGCGCCTGCTGACCGCCATCGAGAAGGCCACCCGCCAGCCGCTGACGCAGATGCAGCTGCCGAGCGTGGACGACATCAACGTCACCCGCCTGGCCCGCTTCGACGACGCGATCAGCACGGCACTGGCGCAGGTCGAGCGGATCACGCGCTTCCGCGACATCATCGGGCACTATGTGGAGCACCACGACGTGCCGGAGGCCGACGTGGCGGCTGCGCTCGCGGTCGTGGCGCAGGGCGACGAGCCGCTGCTGCTGGACGCGGACGATGCGCTCGCGCGGAGCGTCGAGCGGGACGGGCGCTCGGGCGGGCGGGACGACCGCGCCGGCGGACGTGACGGGCGTGACGACCGCGGCGGCCGTGGCGCGCGGCGCGAGCGCAGCGACAAGCCGATGGCCGCGTACCGGATCGAGGTCGGCAAGCGCCAGAAGGTGGAGCCCCGCCAGATCGTCGGCGCCCTCGCCAACGAGGGCGGCCTGAGTCGCGAGGACTTCGGCCACATCCGCATCATGCCGGACTTCTCCCTCGTGGAGCTTCCGGCGGACCTCCCGGCTGGCACGCTGTCCCGGCTGGAGGGGACGCGGATCAGCGGCAAGCTGATCGAGATCCGGCCGGACCGCGGCGCGGGGGCGCGGCGTGAGCGTGGTGCGTGGGAGGAACGGCGCGGGCGCGACGAGCGGCCGCGGAGGGATGACCGGCGGGGCCGGGACGACCGGCCGAGCCGAGACGACCGGCCGGCGCGCGACGAGCGACCTCCTCGCAAGCCGCGGCACCGCTGA
- a CDS encoding glyceraldehyde-3-phosphate dehydrogenase, producing MQAEQLIPLIGRLYRDHGVVTSIHGHRLINLSATGVISVHDRARELGHEELTLRETAAVLTALLAIAPAPASIDVARLAMSVRGLDDADVEARVRDEIEAAHSTYAAGPTDVVLYGFGRIGRLLARILINHAGNGNGLRLRAIVVRRGSDNDLDKRASLLARDSVHGPFPGSVTVDAEHDVLVANGTRIQVIYSDDPTSVDYAAYGIRDAIVVDNTGRWRDETGLAQHLASPGVARVLLTAPGKSPLKNIVHGINDDTITDDDRIVSAASCTTNAITPVLKALEDAYGIVRGHVETVHSFTNDQNLTDNFHKGDRRGRSAVLNMVITETGAAKAVAKALPSLAGKLTGSSIRVPTPDVSLAILNLTLERPATKEQVNDYLRRVSLHSKLRQQIDYVESPEVVSSDFVGSHRAGIVDGLATIADGTNLVLYVWYDNEYGYSCQVVRVLERMAGTHPAVVPPRAEVRLLEVATTVQG from the coding sequence GTGCAGGCAGAGCAGCTCATCCCCCTCATCGGCCGCCTCTACCGCGACCACGGCGTCGTCACCTCCATCCACGGCCACCGCCTGATCAACCTGTCGGCGACGGGGGTCATCTCGGTGCACGACCGCGCCCGCGAGCTCGGGCACGAGGAGCTGACGCTGCGGGAGACGGCGGCGGTGCTCACCGCGCTGCTCGCGATCGCGCCGGCCCCCGCTTCCATCGACGTCGCACGGCTCGCCATGTCGGTGCGCGGTCTCGACGACGCCGACGTGGAGGCCCGGGTGCGGGACGAGATCGAGGCGGCGCACTCCACGTACGCGGCCGGTCCCACCGACGTTGTGCTCTACGGCTTCGGCCGCATCGGACGGCTGCTCGCGCGCATCCTCATCAACCACGCGGGCAACGGCAACGGGCTGCGCCTGCGCGCGATCGTCGTCCGCCGCGGGTCGGACAACGACCTCGACAAGCGCGCCAGCCTCCTCGCCCGCGACTCGGTGCACGGGCCGTTCCCCGGCTCCGTCACGGTGGACGCCGAGCACGATGTGCTGGTCGCCAACGGGACGCGCATCCAGGTCATCTACTCCGACGACCCGACGAGCGTCGACTACGCCGCCTACGGCATCCGCGACGCGATCGTGGTCGACAACACCGGCCGCTGGCGCGACGAGACCGGCCTCGCACAGCACCTGGCCAGCCCGGGCGTCGCGCGGGTGCTGCTGACGGCGCCGGGCAAGTCGCCGCTGAAGAACATCGTGCACGGCATCAACGACGACACCATCACCGACGACGACCGCATCGTCTCGGCGGCCTCCTGCACCACGAACGCGATCACCCCGGTGCTCAAGGCGCTGGAGGACGCGTACGGCATCGTTCGCGGCCATGTGGAGACCGTCCACTCGTTCACGAACGACCAGAACCTCACCGACAACTTCCACAAGGGCGACCGGCGCGGGCGCTCGGCGGTGCTCAACATGGTCATCACCGAGACCGGCGCGGCGAAGGCGGTCGCAAAGGCCCTCCCCTCGCTCGCGGGCAAGCTCACGGGCTCGAGCATCCGCGTCCCCACCCCGGACGTGTCGCTCGCCATCCTGAACCTGACGCTGGAGCGGCCGGCGACGAAGGAGCAGGTCAACGACTACCTGCGCCGGGTGTCGCTGCACTCCAAGCTGCGCCAGCAGATCGACTACGTGGAGTCCCCGGAGGTCGTCTCCAGCGACTTCGTCGGCTCGCACCGCGCCGGGATCGTGGACGGCCTGGCCACCATCGCGGACGGGACCAACCTCGTCCTCTACGTCTGGTACGACAACGAATACGGCTACTCGTGCCAGGTCGTCCGGGTGCTGGAGCGCATGGCGGGGACACACCCGGCCGTCGTCCCGCCGCGCGCGGAGGTGCGGTTGCTGGAGGTGGCGACTACCGTTCAAGGGTGA
- a CDS encoding DUF2207 domain-containing protein produces the protein MRVRARVSRSAGGGGRLISVVVAALSAVILVGAFGASAAPAAARPAPASAVAPAAPAGVDDFTFASFDGDYRLGRDAAGHSTLTTVETLVARFPQTDQNHGIRRQLVEDYDGHPTGLQVVSVTDQNGVPRSYTSASDSGVRTLTIAADHFVHGDQTYVITYRQTNVTRYFPDTGYDEFYWDTNGTAWAQPFDRVTATVHLGAGLSGALQGEASAYRGAQGSTQKATVERTGDGFRFSADQLGPQENLTFAIGFARGTFTARADGLFDTGWGYAAVAGLVFLIAALIAGVVVRLRLLGDAPGRGTIVPEYVPPKEGLLLTADVTGLSKKAVAAQTLDLAVSGRVRVVESTGFFGRSKYTLEFVSTEASGRQALVDPHPTDDELRFLRALFGESLSPGATLELGSSNTRVARAIQSLMKRVHKNATDDGYRTTGPRGPVRAVFFTALAATVLAVVGSVLCIVGVYGGAIPVVLLIGSVLLFVATAALVSRSPLTATGTGLREYVDGLRMYVHLAEADRIRYLQSPQGAERVPVAVGDPREMLRLNERLLPWAVLFGDEKKWLAELGRFYEQTGETPTWYSGQTAFNAVVLSQLVSGISSSSTMTSSSSTGGTGGGGFSGGGGGGGGGGGV, from the coding sequence GTGAGGGTGCGCGCTCGGGTCTCACGGTCGGCCGGTGGCGGCGGCAGGCTGATCTCCGTCGTCGTCGCGGCGCTGTCCGCCGTGATCCTCGTCGGCGCGTTCGGCGCGAGCGCGGCGCCGGCGGCGGCCCGGCCCGCGCCGGCCTCCGCCGTGGCGCCGGCCGCCCCCGCCGGCGTCGACGACTTCACCTTCGCCAGCTTCGACGGCGACTACCGCCTCGGCCGCGACGCCGCAGGGCACTCCACCCTCACCACCGTGGAGACGCTGGTCGCCCGGTTCCCGCAGACCGACCAGAACCACGGGATCCGGCGGCAGCTGGTCGAGGACTACGACGGGCATCCGACCGGCCTCCAGGTCGTCTCGGTCACCGACCAGAACGGCGTCCCGCGCAGCTACACCAGCGCGTCCGACAGCGGCGTGCGCACGTTGACGATCGCGGCGGACCACTTCGTCCACGGCGACCAGACGTACGTCATCACCTACCGGCAGACGAACGTCACGCGGTACTTCCCCGACACCGGGTACGACGAGTTCTACTGGGACACCAACGGCACCGCGTGGGCGCAGCCGTTCGATCGCGTCACCGCCACCGTCCACCTCGGCGCCGGGCTGTCCGGCGCGCTGCAGGGGGAGGCGTCCGCGTACCGGGGTGCGCAGGGGTCCACGCAGAAGGCGACCGTGGAGCGCACGGGCGACGGGTTCCGGTTCTCGGCCGATCAGCTCGGCCCGCAGGAGAACCTCACTTTCGCGATCGGGTTCGCGCGGGGCACGTTCACGGCGCGGGCCGACGGGCTGTTCGACACGGGTTGGGGGTACGCGGCGGTCGCCGGTCTCGTGTTCCTCATCGCGGCCCTGATCGCCGGAGTCGTCGTGCGGCTGCGCCTGCTCGGGGACGCACCGGGACGCGGCACAATCGTCCCCGAGTATGTGCCGCCGAAGGAGGGGCTGCTGCTCACCGCCGACGTCACCGGCCTCAGCAAGAAGGCGGTCGCCGCGCAGACGCTCGACCTCGCTGTTTCCGGCCGGGTCCGCGTGGTCGAGTCGACGGGGTTCTTCGGGCGCTCGAAGTACACGCTCGAGTTCGTCTCGACGGAGGCGAGCGGCCGGCAGGCACTGGTCGATCCGCACCCCACGGATGACGAGCTGCGGTTCCTGCGCGCGCTGTTCGGGGAGTCGCTGAGCCCGGGCGCGACGCTGGAGCTCGGCTCGTCCAACACCCGCGTCGCGCGGGCCATCCAGTCGCTGATGAAGCGCGTGCACAAGAACGCCACGGACGACGGCTACCGCACCACCGGCCCGCGCGGCCCGGTGCGCGCGGTGTTCTTCACCGCCCTCGCGGCGACCGTGCTCGCCGTCGTCGGCTCGGTGCTGTGCATCGTCGGCGTCTACGGAGGCGCGATCCCGGTCGTCCTCCTCATCGGCTCCGTCCTGCTCTTCGTCGCGACCGCGGCGCTCGTGTCGCGCTCTCCCCTGACCGCCACCGGCACCGGGCTCCGCGAGTACGTCGACGGCCTGCGGATGTACGTCCACCTCGCCGAGGCCGACCGCATCCGCTACCTCCAGTCGCCGCAAGGCGCCGAGCGCGTGCCCGTCGCGGTGGGCGACCCGCGCGAGATGCTGCGGCTCAACGAGCGGCTCCTCCCCTGGGCGGTGCTCTTCGGCGACGAGAAGAAATGGCTGGCCGAGCTCGGGAGGTTCTACGAGCAGACCGGCGAGACGCCGACCTGGTACTCGGGTCAGACCGCGTTCAACGCGGTCGTGCTCTCGCAGCTGGTCAGCGGGATCTCCTCCAGCTCGACCATGACGAGCAGCTCGTCGACCGGCGGCACCGGCGGCGGCGGGTTCTCAGGCGGCGGAGGCGGCGGTGGAGGCGGAGGCGGCGTCTGA
- a CDS encoding SDR family oxidoreductase, producing MSRIVVIGGTGLIGSKVVRKLIAHGHDAVAASPNSGVDTITGEGLDDALAGASTVLDVSNSPSFADDDVMAFFRTATTNIIAAAKKAGVGHYVALSVVGCDRMTDSGYMRAKVAQETLIAGSGIPFSLVHATQFFEFVASIAASATVGDEVHLSHAQIRPMAAEDVATAVAQVTAHEPLNATREVAGPEQFGLDDLVRTGLAFRGDPRTVVADPDARYFGERLTDDMLLPGPDATIFETRFADWLPDNPPPATH from the coding sequence ATGTCCAGAATCGTCGTCATCGGAGGCACGGGGCTGATCGGCTCCAAAGTCGTCCGGAAACTGATCGCGCACGGCCACGACGCCGTCGCAGCCTCGCCGAACTCGGGAGTCGACACCATCACGGGCGAGGGGCTCGACGACGCGCTCGCCGGCGCCTCGACCGTGCTCGACGTCTCCAACTCGCCGTCGTTCGCCGACGACGATGTGATGGCGTTCTTCCGCACAGCGACCACCAACATCATCGCCGCGGCGAAGAAGGCGGGCGTCGGCCACTACGTCGCGCTGTCGGTCGTGGGCTGCGACCGGATGACGGACAGCGGGTACATGCGGGCGAAGGTCGCCCAGGAGACGCTGATCGCCGGCAGCGGCATCCCGTTCTCCCTCGTCCACGCCACGCAGTTCTTCGAATTCGTCGCCAGCATCGCCGCCTCGGCGACCGTCGGGGACGAGGTCCACCTGTCGCACGCGCAGATCCGTCCGATGGCGGCCGAGGACGTCGCGACGGCCGTCGCGCAGGTCACCGCGCACGAGCCGCTGAACGCGACCAGGGAGGTCGCCGGACCGGAGCAGTTCGGACTCGACGATCTCGTCCGCACCGGCCTGGCGTTCCGCGGCGACCCGCGCACCGTCGTGGCCGACCCCGACGCCCGCTACTTCGGCGAGCGCCTCACGGACGACATGCTCCTCCCCGGCCCCGACGCGACGATCTTCGAGACCCGCTTCGCGGACTGGCTGCCCGACAACCCGCCGCCGGCGACCCACTGA
- a CDS encoding SDR family oxidoreductase, with translation MKIVVIGGTGLIGRPLVEQLRQAGHDVVPASPSTGVDTVTGAGVDAALAGADVVVDVPNSPSFEDGPVMEFFQRSTETLVDAEKRAGVGHHVVLSIVGADRMPDIGYMRAKVAQEDIVTGSGVPYTIVRATQFFEFIPALAEGGAADGAITLSPVLMQPIAAADVSQALAGVAVAEPADAIVEFAGPEPIRLADAATAILRSRGDTRPIVADESAGYFGGAVTDESLVPGHDPKAAAQLRGETSLDEWIRR, from the coding sequence ATGAAGATCGTCGTCATCGGCGGGACCGGCCTGATCGGCCGCCCGCTCGTCGAACAGCTCCGCCAGGCCGGACACGACGTGGTCCCCGCCTCCCCGTCGACCGGGGTCGACACCGTGACCGGAGCCGGGGTGGACGCAGCGCTCGCCGGCGCGGACGTCGTGGTCGACGTGCCCAACTCCCCGTCGTTCGAGGATGGACCCGTCATGGAGTTCTTCCAGCGCAGCACCGAGACGCTGGTCGACGCGGAGAAGCGGGCCGGGGTCGGCCACCACGTCGTGCTGTCGATCGTCGGCGCCGACCGCATGCCGGACATCGGGTACATGCGGGCCAAGGTCGCTCAGGAGGACATCGTCACGGGCAGCGGCGTCCCGTACACGATCGTTCGGGCGACCCAGTTCTTCGAGTTCATCCCCGCGCTCGCGGAGGGAGGCGCGGCCGACGGCGCCATCACGCTGTCGCCGGTGCTCATGCAGCCGATCGCGGCCGCCGACGTCTCGCAGGCGCTGGCCGGCGTCGCGGTGGCCGAGCCCGCCGACGCGATCGTCGAGTTCGCCGGTCCCGAGCCGATCCGCCTCGCCGACGCGGCGACGGCCATCCTGCGCAGCCGGGGCGACACCCGGCCGATCGTCGCGGACGAGTCCGCCGGCTACTTCGGCGGCGCCGTGACCGACGAGTCCCTCGTTCCCGGGCACGACCCGAAGGCGGCCGCTCAGTTGCGCGGTGAGACCTCCCTCGACGAGTGGATCCGTCGCTAG
- a CDS encoding RNA polymerase sigma-70 factor, translating into MPQPDASDRPSGDDDLASAVATFAEVRPRLFGIAYRMLGTVADAEDIVQDTWLRWQAYDRSTVREPAAFLATATTRLAMNAATSAHATRETYIGPWLPEPVDTSQDPTLGAERGEALGFAVLVLLEKLSAAERAAYVLREAFDYPYAEIARIVETSEPAARQLVSRARKHLAAERASRVVADEERTRLLTAFMTAAEQGDMAALEKLFADDVVSLSDGGGVVRATRIPVVGAVTVAKYIHAFASRFWEGSALHLAELNGEPAIVATRDGDVFAYVTADFDGAGIHRLYWVLNPYKLGHVSAA; encoded by the coding sequence ATGCCGCAACCCGATGCCTCGGACCGCCCCAGCGGCGACGACGACCTCGCCTCCGCAGTCGCGACGTTCGCGGAGGTCCGTCCCCGGCTGTTCGGCATCGCCTACCGGATGCTCGGCACCGTCGCAGACGCCGAGGACATCGTGCAGGACACCTGGTTGCGCTGGCAGGCGTACGACCGTTCGACCGTGCGTGAGCCGGCGGCGTTCCTGGCCACCGCCACGACGCGGCTCGCGATGAACGCGGCGACATCGGCGCACGCGACCCGCGAGACCTATATCGGGCCCTGGCTTCCGGAGCCCGTCGACACCTCCCAGGATCCGACTCTGGGCGCCGAGCGCGGCGAGGCCCTGGGCTTCGCCGTGCTCGTGCTGCTCGAGAAGCTGTCGGCCGCCGAGCGCGCCGCGTACGTCCTCCGCGAGGCGTTCGACTACCCGTACGCCGAGATCGCCCGCATCGTGGAGACCTCGGAGCCCGCCGCCCGCCAGCTGGTCAGCCGGGCCCGCAAGCACCTCGCGGCCGAGCGCGCGTCGCGGGTCGTCGCCGACGAGGAGCGCACCCGCCTTCTGACGGCGTTCATGACAGCCGCGGAGCAGGGCGATATGGCGGCGCTGGAGAAGCTGTTCGCCGACGACGTCGTCTCGCTCTCCGACGGCGGCGGCGTCGTCCGCGCGACGCGCATCCCCGTCGTCGGCGCTGTCACGGTCGCCAAGTACATCCACGCGTTCGCTTCGCGGTTCTGGGAGGGCTCGGCCCTGCACCTGGCCGAGCTGAACGGCGAGCCGGCGATCGTGGCCACCCGCGACGGCGACGTCTTCGCCTACGTCACGGCCGACTTCGACGGCGCCGGCATCCATCGTCTGTACTGGGTGCTCAACCCCTACAAGCTGGGGCACGTCTCCGCCGCCTGA